The following are encoded together in the Bacteroidales bacterium MB20-C3-3 genome:
- a CDS encoding 4-alpha-glucanotransferase — protein MKTTISFEIHYNTRPGENIHIIGTIPQLGSGKIENSMEMKYFEGKWKAQIELKKKESFTYSYFLKDEYSQIVPEAGSVRPFIPGSFDSYYLFDNWRPFNDETPFDSDAFKKILCRTKSIESFEYDEILITCTAFNLSENDVVLISGNNNKLGNWNEKRALEMKLQSPGVWYLTFKREELAPYSEYKFILRKGDNYYIWENGINRNLPDYKLLSAQNYSLILNNSINLSSPKPRFAGTAIPVFSLRSTNSCGIGEFMDLIPFADFLSKTGQRVLQILPVNDTTINNNWEDSYPYGAVSIFALHPLYINLKEAGTIKDNEFMQDFNRDIEGINALEEIDYDLVSKLKWRYLKQLFIQDGLKTLRSKEFNQFFNNNSSWLKPYAAFSFLRDLYGTANFSSWNKYSIYDKLAIEILTSSESDSYNDISLYYFIQYHLDRQLKIAHEYVNSKGIILKGDIPIGINRCSVEAWCEPQYFNFNGQAGAPPDDFSVKGQNWGFPTYNWDYMEREGYDWWRRRFQKMAEYFDAYRIDHILGFFRIWEVPSSSIEGLMGFFNPSLPFTADEIRILGYDFNFERDCTPYIRESIIKEYFKDDSTEIISCFFDHIEFDVYRFKPQFSNQRQIDNYFVSNPNHRLLRHKESLFSLITEVLFIQDPYDNNKYHPRISAQYTRSYQSLPEWLKESYNKIYNLFFYHRNDGYWFNSAMKKLPSLISSTDMLVCGEDLGMIPSCVPTAMKSLSILSLEIERMPKDPNSKFGKTSEYPYLSVCTTGTHDTSTLRGWWEENRSVTQEYYNNILNEKGESPIFCEPWICIKIIKNHLNSPSMLTVLPLQDWLSIFPELRKENPNSERINIPSNPKHYWRYRMHLNIEEMNSNKNLVSTLKTLILDSGR, from the coding sequence ATGAAAACTACAATTTCTTTTGAGATACATTATAACACAAGACCCGGAGAAAATATTCACATTATTGGAACCATTCCTCAATTAGGCTCCGGAAAAATAGAAAACTCAATGGAAATGAAATATTTTGAAGGGAAATGGAAAGCTCAAATTGAATTAAAAAAGAAAGAGAGTTTTACCTATTCATACTTTCTAAAAGATGAGTATAGTCAAATAGTTCCAGAGGCAGGGTCTGTAAGACCATTCATTCCCGGATCATTTGACTCATACTACTTATTTGATAACTGGAGACCTTTCAATGATGAGACTCCTTTTGATTCTGATGCATTTAAAAAGATTCTCTGCAGAACTAAGTCAATAGAATCATTTGAATATGACGAAATATTAATTACATGTACAGCATTCAACCTAAGTGAAAATGATGTTGTTTTAATTTCCGGGAACAACAATAAATTAGGCAATTGGAATGAAAAAAGAGCATTAGAGATGAAACTTCAATCACCCGGAGTTTGGTACCTAACTTTTAAAAGAGAAGAGCTGGCCCCATATTCAGAGTATAAATTCATACTAAGAAAAGGGGATAATTATTACATCTGGGAAAATGGCATTAACAGAAATTTACCTGATTATAAATTACTAAGTGCTCAAAATTATTCATTGATACTAAATAACTCAATTAACCTTTCATCACCTAAACCCAGATTTGCAGGTACAGCTATTCCAGTATTTTCATTGAGAAGCACTAACAGCTGTGGAATAGGAGAATTCATGGATCTCATTCCATTTGCCGATTTTTTATCTAAAACCGGACAGAGGGTGCTTCAAATACTTCCAGTTAATGATACCACTATAAACAATAATTGGGAGGATTCATATCCTTACGGAGCAGTATCAATATTTGCATTACATCCTCTCTACATCAACCTTAAAGAGGCAGGCACTATCAAGGATAATGAATTTATGCAAGATTTCAACAGAGATATTGAGGGAATAAATGCACTTGAAGAAATTGACTACGATTTAGTTTCAAAACTAAAATGGAGATATTTAAAACAATTATTTATACAAGATGGTTTAAAAACACTCCGCTCAAAAGAATTTAACCAGTTTTTTAACAATAACTCATCTTGGTTAAAGCCTTATGCCGCATTTTCATTCTTGCGCGACCTTTATGGGACAGCTAATTTTTCAAGTTGGAATAAATATTCAATTTATGATAAACTAGCCATTGAAATATTAACATCTTCTGAAAGTGATTCATACAATGATATTTCACTATATTACTTTATACAGTATCATTTGGACAGACAGTTAAAAATAGCACACGAATATGTAAATAGCAAAGGCATCATTTTAAAAGGAGATATCCCTATCGGAATTAACAGATGCTCTGTTGAAGCATGGTGTGAGCCACAATACTTTAATTTTAACGGACAAGCAGGAGCACCACCTGATGATTTCTCAGTTAAGGGTCAGAACTGGGGATTCCCAACTTATAATTGGGATTACATGGAGAGGGAGGGGTATGATTGGTGGAGAAGAAGATTTCAAAAAATGGCTGAATACTTTGATGCATACAGAATTGACCATATACTTGGTTTTTTCAGAATTTGGGAGGTCCCATCCAGTTCAATTGAAGGACTTATGGGATTTTTCAATCCATCTCTTCCATTCACTGCAGATGAAATTAGAATACTTGGTTACGATTTTAACTTTGAAAGGGACTGTACACCATATATCAGAGAATCAATAATCAAAGAGTATTTCAAAGATGATTCAACTGAAATTATCTCCTGCTTTTTTGACCATATTGAGTTTGATGTCTATAGATTTAAACCCCAATTTTCCAACCAAAGACAAATTGATAATTACTTCGTTTCAAACCCAAATCACAGATTGCTTAGACACAAAGAGTCTCTATTTTCTCTCATAACAGAGGTGCTTTTTATTCAGGATCCTTATGATAATAATAAATATCATCCCAGAATATCTGCACAATACACCAGATCATATCAAAGTCTCCCTGAGTGGTTAAAAGAATCATACAACAAGATTTATAATTTGTTCTTTTATCACAGAAATGATGGTTATTGGTTTAATAGTGCTATGAAAAAACTACCCTCACTAATTTCGTCAACAGATATGCTTGTTTGCGGAGAAGATCTTGGCATGATCCCATCTTGTGTTCCTACAGCAATGAAATCATTAAGCATCCTGTCACTTGAAATTGAAAGAATGCCTAAGGATCCAAATTCAAAGTTTGGAAAAACATCAGAATATCCATATCTGTCAGTTTGCACAACGGGAACCCATGATACAAGCACACTCAGAGGATGGTGGGAAGAGAATCGTTCGGTTACACAAGAGTATTATAATAACATACTTAATGAAAAAGGAGAGTCACCAATCTTCTGTGAGCCATGGATATGCATTAAGATAATTAAAAACCATCTCAACTCGCCTTCAATGCTTACAGTCCTTCCATTACAAGATTGGTTATCAATATTTCCAGAGTTGAGAAAAGAGAATCCAAATTCTGAAAGAATTAACATTCCATCTAATCCAAAACACTATTGGAGATACAGAATGCACCTAAATATTGAAGAGATGAACAGTAACAAAAATCTGGTATCTACACTAAAAACACTTATACTGGATTCCGGACGGTAA
- a CDS encoding histidine kinase: MKRFGLKRVVEFTALALFVLGFRVLFQELIPLFEEKLNLTFGRFLVKLLSNYPLTLLMLLLDLGVVFSLNRFFRNRNSFEKIVITFFSSALIALISALWIRIPVWTSFQGLRFFSDIYFNFTLFTSFVFNLVILSLLHLYAYNNNKQQKALNIEIGKKNKARYQYIQLKNQLNPHFLFNSLNVLDYLIFEDQKRASEFVRKLSSVYRYLLKNEELKSVSFEKEIDFVVQYYDLLKERFSDGLFLYVDIPNEYFNYSIIPGGMQMLVENAVKHNKICIECPLSINIYIEGNFIVVKNNLQLRLTTIESAGFGLKSIRSQYLYLYKKDIKVESGKDYFKVSLPIIDKL; encoded by the coding sequence ATGAAGAGGTTTGGGTTAAAAAGAGTTGTTGAGTTTACTGCTTTAGCCCTATTTGTACTTGGCTTTAGAGTCCTTTTTCAAGAGTTAATACCTCTTTTTGAAGAGAAATTGAATTTAACATTTGGCAGGTTCCTTGTTAAACTTCTCTCAAATTATCCACTAACTCTCTTAATGTTATTGCTGGATCTGGGTGTTGTTTTTTCTCTTAACAGATTCTTCAGGAACAGAAATTCTTTTGAAAAAATAGTTATAACATTTTTCTCTTCTGCTTTGATTGCTTTAATATCTGCGCTTTGGATAAGAATTCCTGTGTGGACATCTTTTCAGGGATTAAGATTCTTCTCAGATATTTATTTCAATTTTACATTATTTACAAGTTTTGTTTTCAATCTTGTTATATTGTCATTGTTGCATCTTTATGCATACAATAATAATAAACAACAGAAAGCACTAAATATTGAAATTGGGAAGAAGAACAAGGCCAGATATCAATATATACAGTTAAAAAATCAGCTAAATCCACATTTTTTATTCAATAGTCTTAATGTTTTAGATTATTTGATATTTGAGGATCAAAAAAGAGCAAGTGAATTTGTCAGAAAACTCTCTTCTGTATACAGGTATTTACTCAAAAATGAAGAACTTAAATCTGTGAGTTTTGAAAAGGAGATCGATTTTGTAGTTCAATATTATGACCTTTTAAAAGAGAGGTTCTCTGACGGATTATTTCTGTATGTTGATATACCAAATGAATATTTTAACTACAGTATTATTCCTGGTGGCATGCAAATGTTGGTGGAAAATGCTGTAAAGCATAACAAAATTTGCATTGAATGCCCGTTGAGTATTAATATATATATTGAGGGTAATTTTATTGTTGTTAAGAATAACTTACAACTTAGACTAACAACAATTGAATCAGCAGGTTTTGGTCTTAAAAGCATTAGATCTCAATATCTTTACTTATATAAAAAGGATATAAAAGTAGAATCGGGTAAGGACTACTTTAAGGTATCTCTTCCAATAATTGATAAATTATGA
- a CDS encoding TonB-dependent receptor — MKRLLLLISILFIMTESDIIAQQRFSVSGTVVDSKNAPLIGVAVIEKGTLNGTETNLDGKFSINVSSQNSILVFTYMGFITREVQANQSAIIQMEEDARFLSEIVVIGYGQVRKEDATGSIVAIKPETLNRGAVTAPQELLIGKVAGLQITPGDGSPGSGAQIRIRGGASLRASNDPLIVIDGVPTSNDASPGMKNGLASINPSDIETFTVLKDASATAIYGARASNGVIIITTKKGTKRFQVNYNSTYSVNQNIRTINSLNATDFSSKLLQAFPLNTTAGATARSLMGTYDTDWQKEIYQLGLSTDQSLSLSGTLASIPYRVSLGYNNQKGTLKTSSYERLTAGVNLTPSLFDDHLKVTANVKAVLNNNVYADGGAVGAAAFYDPTQAVYNYKNDKSIDYNIFNGFRNWGTAQLPNTLSGTNPLSLLYDKYDSGRSNRLIGNLELDYKMHFLPDLRAHINLGFDYGEGKGTNGVRQNSFQAWKDADFKGIGRKTEWNNKRQNTVLDFYLNYSKEIESIDSKIDVMGGYSWQHFYSKDYSKEISNHDTNPVVKKETTYPTESYLVSFYGRLNYTFKDRYLLTLTLRDDASSRFSPSTRWGLFPSAAFAWQINKESFLANSKTISDMKLRISYGVTGQQDLGLNDYPYIALYNQSTVYSNYMFGTNFYSLLKPTGYDENIKWEETASYNIGLDFGFLKNRITASVDAYMKKTDDLLNEIDVAAGTNFANRIVTNVGNLENKGVELNINAIPVDNPDFVWEIGFNGTWNETKITKLTANNNPDYVGIPTGGVSSGTGGTIQMHSVGRAPNTFYTYKQVYDVNGNPIQNLVVDLNKDGQITEADRYLTDYSPAPKYYFGFSNMFTIRNFDLGFNLRANLGNYMFNDFAAGNSTTYNFSNQGFLTNMVDVVNRTGFTRSNSPQQIKSDYFIEDASFIKMDNITLGYNFNKIFKSSIAGRFAFSVQNVFVITNYTGLDPEGWGIDNNIWPRPRIYTLGMNLTF, encoded by the coding sequence ATGAAGCGATTACTATTGTTAATATCCATTCTGTTTATTATGACAGAGTCGGATATTATCGCTCAGCAAAGATTCTCGGTATCGGGAACCGTTGTTGACTCAAAAAACGCTCCATTGATAGGTGTTGCTGTAATAGAAAAAGGGACACTTAACGGAACTGAAACTAATCTGGATGGTAAGTTTTCAATCAATGTGAGTTCACAAAATTCAATATTGGTATTTACCTATATGGGTTTTATAACAAGGGAAGTACAGGCTAATCAGTCTGCAATTATTCAGATGGAAGAAGATGCCAGATTCCTTTCTGAAATTGTAGTTATTGGCTATGGACAAGTTAGGAAGGAGGATGCTACAGGATCAATAGTAGCTATTAAGCCTGAAACACTGAACAGAGGTGCTGTAACTGCACCTCAGGAGTTGTTAATAGGAAAAGTAGCAGGTCTTCAGATTACGCCGGGAGATGGTAGCCCTGGATCAGGCGCACAGATTAGAATTAGGGGAGGAGCATCTCTCAGAGCGAGTAATGACCCTTTGATTGTAATTGATGGTGTGCCTACTTCTAACGATGCATCACCTGGTATGAAAAATGGACTTGCTTCTATCAATCCGTCGGATATTGAGACATTTACAGTATTAAAAGATGCATCTGCCACTGCTATATATGGCGCGAGAGCTTCTAATGGAGTTATTATTATTACTACAAAAAAAGGAACAAAGCGATTCCAGGTTAATTATAATTCCACATATTCTGTAAACCAAAACATTAGAACGATTAACTCTCTTAATGCAACCGATTTCTCTTCAAAATTACTTCAGGCTTTTCCATTAAACACAACAGCAGGAGCAACTGCACGAAGTTTAATGGGGACTTATGATACAGATTGGCAAAAGGAGATATATCAACTTGGATTATCAACAGATCAGTCTTTATCATTATCGGGAACTCTGGCATCAATCCCTTACAGAGTTTCTCTTGGGTATAACAACCAGAAGGGTACTTTAAAGACATCTTCGTACGAAAGATTAACTGCTGGTGTAAATTTAACACCTTCATTATTTGATGATCACCTTAAGGTTACAGCGAATGTAAAGGCAGTCTTAAATAATAATGTTTATGCTGACGGTGGTGCTGTAGGGGCAGCTGCTTTCTATGATCCTACACAGGCTGTATATAACTATAAAAATGATAAATCCATAGATTATAACATTTTTAATGGTTTCCGTAACTGGGGAACTGCTCAGTTGCCAAACACACTTAGTGGAACTAATCCGCTCTCTTTGCTTTATGATAAATACGACTCAGGAAGATCAAACAGATTAATTGGTAACCTTGAACTTGATTACAAAATGCATTTTCTGCCAGATTTAAGAGCTCATATAAATCTTGGTTTTGACTATGGAGAAGGGAAAGGGACAAACGGAGTCAGACAAAACTCTTTCCAGGCCTGGAAAGATGCTGATTTTAAAGGAATCGGCAGAAAAACCGAGTGGAATAACAAAAGACAAAATACTGTTCTTGATTTCTATTTGAACTATTCAAAAGAGATAGAATCTATAGATTCAAAAATTGATGTGATGGGTGGTTATTCATGGCAACACTTCTATTCAAAAGATTATAGTAAAGAGATATCAAATCACGATACCAATCCTGTTGTAAAAAAAGAGACTACATATCCTACTGAGAGTTATTTAGTATCATTTTACGGAAGGCTAAACTATACTTTTAAAGATAGATATCTTCTTACATTAACTCTAAGAGACGATGCTTCTTCAAGATTTTCTCCGTCAACAAGATGGGGTCTCTTTCCATCAGCAGCATTTGCATGGCAAATTAATAAGGAGTCATTTCTGGCAAACTCTAAGACAATTAGCGATATGAAACTTAGAATAAGCTACGGAGTAACTGGTCAACAGGATTTGGGGCTTAATGACTACCCATACATAGCTCTCTACAATCAATCAACAGTCTATTCAAATTATATGTTTGGAACAAATTTTTATTCTCTTCTTAAACCAACAGGTTACGATGAGAATATTAAATGGGAAGAGACTGCATCATACAATATTGGGCTAGATTTTGGTTTTCTTAAAAATAGAATAACGGCCTCTGTTGATGCATATATGAAGAAAACAGACGATCTTTTAAATGAAATAGATGTAGCTGCCGGAACCAATTTTGCAAACAGAATAGTTACTAATGTAGGAAATCTTGAAAATAAAGGTGTTGAGTTAAATATTAACGCTATACCTGTTGATAATCCAGACTTTGTATGGGAAATTGGATTTAACGGAACCTGGAATGAAACTAAGATTACAAAGCTGACTGCAAATAATAATCCGGACTATGTTGGAATTCCTACTGGTGGGGTCTCTTCAGGAACTGGAGGTACAATTCAGATGCATAGTGTAGGACGCGCTCCAAATACCTTCTATACTTATAAACAAGTATATGATGTAAATGGTAATCCAATTCAGAATCTTGTTGTGGACCTTAATAAAGATGGACAAATTACTGAAGCGGACAGGTACTTGACAGATTATAGTCCAGCACCAAAATACTATTTTGGATTTAGTAATATGTTTACGATTCGTAACTTTGACCTGGGTTTCAACCTCAGAGCGAATCTTGGCAACTATATGTTTAACGATTTTGCAGCTGGTAACTCTACAACGTACAACTTCTCAAATCAGGGGTTCCTGACAAATATGGTTGATGTTGTAAACAGAACAGGGTTTACAAGAAGTAATTCTCCGCAGCAGATAAAATCTGACTACTTTATTGAAGATGCCTCCTTTATTAAAATGGATAACATAACTCTTGGATACAATTTCAACAAAATATTCAAGTCTTCAATCGCAGGCAGATTTGCATTCTCTGTACAGAATGTTTTTGTAATTACAAATTATACAGGTTTAGATCCTGAAGGTTGGGGAATTGATAATAATATATGGCCAAGACCTCGTATCTATACATTAGGAATGAATTTAACTTTCTAA
- a CDS encoding MFS transporter, translating into MKQKRMSFWDIWNMTFGFLGIQFGFALQNANASRILQTFGADVEHLSWFWIAAPLTGMIVQPIIGYYSDKTWTKLGRRRPFFLFGAIFASLALIFMPNSEMLAHILPPMMVGAGMLMIMDASINVAMEPFRALVADLLPSDQRTLGFSIQTFLIGTGAVIGSWLPYILAEWFGVEKSALEGSVPDNVVLSFYIGAAVLITSIVWTIVKTKEYPPEDGAFKEEKIKRNGLVEIFSDFIAMPKTMKQLGLVQFFSWFALFSMWVFSTPAVAVHIYGTDINDTSSLTYQDAANWVGIIFGIYNLVAAIYALFLPAIAKKIGRRLTHSLSLLFGGISLISFYFISNPTMLIIPMVGIGIAWGSILAMPYAILAGSLPAKKMGIYMGIFNFFITLPQILNGVIGGPIVKRLYDSQAIYAIVFAGVALLIAAISVVFVDDKDDLVQIKIFKK; encoded by the coding sequence ATGAAGCAAAAAAGAATGTCCTTCTGGGATATCTGGAATATGACCTTCGGATTTCTTGGTATTCAGTTTGGATTTGCACTTCAGAACGCAAATGCAAGCAGAATATTACAAACTTTTGGTGCTGATGTTGAGCATTTATCTTGGTTTTGGATTGCAGCTCCGCTTACAGGAATGATTGTTCAGCCAATAATAGGATACTACAGCGATAAAACCTGGACCAAACTGGGAAGAAGAAGACCATTCTTTCTATTTGGTGCAATTTTCGCCTCCCTGGCTTTGATCTTTATGCCAAATTCAGAGATGCTTGCACACATTCTGCCACCAATGATGGTGGGTGCAGGGATGCTGATGATTATGGATGCCTCAATTAATGTAGCAATGGAGCCATTCAGAGCTCTTGTTGCAGATCTTCTTCCTTCTGATCAGAGGACTTTAGGTTTTTCAATTCAAACATTTTTAATAGGTACAGGTGCTGTTATAGGATCATGGTTGCCATATATACTAGCCGAGTGGTTTGGTGTAGAAAAATCGGCTTTAGAAGGAAGTGTCCCGGACAATGTGGTCCTCTCTTTTTACATAGGTGCTGCTGTGCTTATAACATCAATAGTATGGACTATTGTTAAAACAAAGGAGTACCCGCCGGAAGATGGGGCATTTAAAGAGGAGAAGATTAAGAGAAATGGGTTAGTGGAAATTTTTAGTGATTTTATTGCAATGCCTAAGACCATGAAACAGCTTGGTCTTGTGCAGTTCTTCTCTTGGTTTGCCCTGTTTTCTATGTGGGTGTTTTCAACTCCTGCAGTAGCAGTTCATATTTATGGGACAGATATAAACGATACATCATCTCTAACTTATCAGGATGCAGCTAATTGGGTAGGAATTATTTTTGGAATATATAATTTGGTTGCTGCAATATATGCTCTATTCCTGCCTGCAATTGCAAAGAAAATAGGAAGAAGACTTACTCACTCTCTCTCTCTGTTATTTGGGGGGATAAGTCTGATATCATTCTATTTTATTAGTAATCCTACGATGTTAATTATTCCGATGGTAGGTATCGGAATAGCTTGGGGTAGTATTTTAGCGATGCCGTATGCAATTCTGGCAGGTTCGTTACCTGCAAAAAAAATGGGCATATATATGGGAATATTTAACTTTTTTATAACACTTCCTCAAATATTAAATGGTGTCATTGGGGGCCCAATTGTTAAAAGGCTCTATGATTCTCAGGCAATTTACGCGATAGTATTTGCAGGTGTTGCCCTTCTTATTGCGGCAATATCTGTTGTGTTCGTTGATGATAAAGACGACTTAGTACAAATAAAAATATTTAAAAAATAA
- a CDS encoding LytTR family DNA-binding domain-containing protein yields the protein MRILILEDEIPAQMQLKKLIEKNFPEFDIVGVMTSVTSAADWLRDNSADLIFMDVELSDGTCFELFKLVEISSCVIITTAYESYAIEAFKVNSIDYLLKPLNESAFIKSVDRCMKMRSNFVITKDVINKITSSSKVFKQRFTVKLGAQIFVINITDIAYVFSENKSTYFVTKDSKKLLTDLSLDSIEEQLNPNLFFKLSRSCIASINSIEHITKHFNSRLKVHLNPPHYEDIFVSRAKVTAFMDWLEGSIDN from the coding sequence ATGAGAATACTTATTTTAGAAGATGAAATTCCTGCTCAAATGCAGTTGAAGAAGCTAATTGAGAAGAATTTTCCTGAATTCGATATTGTTGGAGTTATGACTTCTGTCACTTCTGCTGCTGATTGGCTTAGGGATAATAGTGCAGATTTGATTTTTATGGATGTGGAACTTTCTGATGGAACTTGTTTTGAACTTTTCAAACTTGTAGAGATATCTTCTTGTGTCATAATAACAACTGCTTATGAAAGTTATGCTATTGAAGCCTTTAAAGTAAACAGTATTGATTATCTTCTGAAGCCTTTAAATGAAAGTGCGTTTATTAAGTCTGTTGATAGATGTATGAAAATGCGAAGTAATTTCGTAATCACAAAAGATGTTATTAATAAAATCACATCATCATCAAAAGTCTTCAAACAAAGGTTTACAGTTAAGTTAGGTGCTCAAATATTTGTTATTAACATAACCGATATAGCATATGTATTCTCAGAGAACAAATCAACATATTTTGTTACAAAGGATTCAAAAAAACTTCTTACTGACTTATCCTTGGACTCTATTGAAGAGCAGCTAAATCCAAATCTGTTTTTTAAACTCTCCAGATCCTGTATTGCCAGTATTAATTCGATTGAGCATATTACAAAACATTTTAATTCAAGGTTAAAGGTCCATCTTAATCCACCTCATTACGAAGATATCTTTGTAAGCAGGGCAAAAGTAACAGCATTTATGGATTGGCTTGAAGGTTCCATCGATAATTAA
- a CDS encoding dicarboxylate/amino acid:cation symporter, producing the protein MKRIKIGLLTKVIIAIILGITSSYIIPDSIVRAFVTFNSIFSNFLGFTIPLIILGLVAPGIADLGKTAGKLLAITALIAYLSTVFAGYFSFFTTEWSLPLLIDKNENFHDLSQLSSNQILHYFTVDMPPVMSVTSALILAFVIGLGVSGMKTNNIKNILSEFRELVTTIIVKAIIPLLPIYIFGIFLKIASEGQATMILKLFFKVIIVIFVMHIILLLTQFIIAGFITKKNPFRALINMLPAYMTALGTQSSAATIPVTLAQAKKNGVDPELADFVIPLCATIHLSGSMLKIVSCAFAIMWMMNMPYSAEMFSGFIFILAITMVAAPGVPGGAIMAAIGVLQSTLLFDEQAIGLMIALYIAMDSFGTACNVTGDGAIAMIVNKINRKITVRNPV; encoded by the coding sequence ATGAAGAGAATTAAAATTGGACTTCTTACAAAGGTCATTATTGCAATTATTCTTGGTATTACTTCATCTTACATAATACCTGATTCTATTGTAAGAGCTTTTGTTACATTTAATTCAATATTTAGTAATTTCCTTGGCTTCACTATACCTCTGATTATTTTGGGTCTTGTTGCTCCCGGTATAGCAGACCTGGGAAAAACGGCAGGAAAATTACTGGCAATAACTGCATTAATAGCATATTTATCAACAGTATTTGCTGGATATTTTTCTTTTTTTACTACTGAGTGGTCATTACCCTTATTAATTGACAAAAATGAAAATTTTCATGATTTAAGTCAATTATCATCAAATCAGATATTACACTATTTTACTGTTGATATGCCTCCTGTTATGAGTGTTACTTCTGCTCTTATTCTTGCTTTTGTAATTGGATTAGGTGTGTCAGGGATGAAAACCAATAATATAAAAAATATTCTTTCTGAATTTAGGGAGTTAGTTACTACGATAATAGTTAAGGCAATAATTCCACTTTTACCAATTTATATTTTTGGGATTTTCTTAAAAATTGCGTCAGAGGGACAGGCAACTATGATCCTGAAACTTTTCTTTAAAGTGATAATCGTAATTTTTGTCATGCATATTATTCTTCTGCTCACTCAATTTATTATTGCCGGATTTATTACGAAAAAAAATCCCTTCAGAGCATTAATTAATATGCTACCCGCATATATGACAGCTTTAGGCACTCAATCTTCCGCTGCAACCATACCTGTTACCCTTGCACAAGCAAAGAAAAATGGAGTGGATCCGGAGTTGGCTGATTTTGTAATACCACTCTGTGCAACAATCCATTTGTCAGGTAGTATGTTAAAAATAGTATCCTGTGCATTTGCAATAATGTGGATGATGAATATGCCATACTCTGCGGAGATGTTTTCAGGGTTTATTTTTATACTTGCCATAACAATGGTTGCTGCTCCCGGTGTTCCGGGAGGAGCTATAATGGCAGCAATTGGGGTACTGCAATCAACTCTGTTGTTTGATGAGCAAGCTATAGGTTTAATGATTGCATTATATATTGCAATGGATAGCTTTGGTACTGCATGTAATGTAACCGGAGATGGGGCGATTGCTATGATTGTAAATAAGATAAACAGAAAAATTACCGTCCGGAATCCAGTATAA